Proteins encoded within one genomic window of Bradyrhizobium sp. 186:
- a CDS encoding SRPBCC family protein has translation MKKHDPAAFSLLASLRNAAICAIGLGAGAMPASAANLTRSIEVSGAAAEVWSVIGPFCAIKDWLPPVGMCIEDGKSPPTRTLVTKDGKAAFVEAQTARDDRSYSYSYAFLTSPLPVSQYKSTLKVTARGEGVSVVTWTGIYTPDPGKEKDAIDALSGVYDSGLAAIRDRFKK, from the coding sequence ATGAAGAAGCACGATCCAGCGGCTTTCAGCCTCCTCGCCTCGCTAAGAAACGCGGCGATTTGCGCGATCGGCCTCGGGGCCGGCGCGATGCCGGCTTCCGCAGCCAACCTGACGCGCAGCATCGAGGTCAGCGGCGCTGCGGCCGAAGTGTGGTCCGTCATCGGTCCATTCTGCGCGATCAAGGACTGGCTGCCGCCGGTCGGCATGTGTATCGAGGACGGCAAATCCCCGCCGACCCGAACGCTCGTCACCAAGGACGGGAAGGCCGCGTTCGTCGAGGCGCAGACCGCGCGCGACGACAGAAGCTACAGTTATTCCTACGCGTTCCTGACGAGCCCGTTGCCGGTGAGCCAGTACAAGTCGACCCTCAAGGTCACGGCGAGGGGCGAAGGGGTGTCGGTGGTGACCTGGACCGGAATCTATACGCCCGATCCCGGCAAGGAAAAGGACGCGATCGACGCCTTGAGTGGCGTCTACGATTCCGGCCTCGCGGCGATCAGGGACAGGTTCAAGAAGTAA
- the lysA gene encoding diaminopimelate decarboxylase, translated as MNHFDYRNGVLHAEAVNLSELAATVGTPFYCYSTATLERHYRVFTEAFAGEKVLVCYAMKANSNQSVLRTLAKLGAGADVVSGGELKRALAAGIPASKILFSGVGKTETELRAALAADILCLNVESEPELELLSRLATEMGKTARISVRVNPDVDAGTHAKISTGKSENKFGIPIAYAREVYARAAKLPGIEVTGTDVHIGSQITDLSKMEIAFRILSEFVQTLRADGHNISHVDFGGGLGIPYYMDREAPPAPDAYAAMVKRVSHNLGCTLMFEPGRMIVGNAGILVAKVIYVKHGDGKTFVIIDAAMNDLIRPTLYEAHHDILPVTQPAKGAATIMADVVGPVCETGDYLALGRTLPTPKPGDLLAIMTAGAYGAVQAGTYNTRPLVPEVLVKSDRYAVVRPRVEVEQLIAMDTPAPWL; from the coding sequence ATGAACCATTTCGACTATCGCAACGGCGTGCTGCACGCCGAGGCGGTGAACCTGTCCGAGCTGGCCGCGACCGTCGGCACGCCGTTCTATTGCTATTCGACCGCAACGCTTGAACGTCACTACCGCGTCTTCACCGAGGCCTTTGCCGGCGAGAAGGTGCTGGTCTGCTACGCCATGAAGGCGAACTCCAACCAGTCGGTGCTGCGCACGCTGGCGAAGCTTGGGGCGGGCGCCGACGTCGTCTCCGGCGGCGAACTGAAGCGCGCGCTGGCCGCCGGCATTCCGGCGAGCAAGATCCTGTTCTCCGGCGTCGGCAAGACCGAAACCGAGCTGCGCGCGGCGCTCGCCGCCGACATCCTCTGCCTCAACGTCGAATCCGAGCCCGAGCTCGAGCTGTTGTCGCGGCTTGCGACCGAGATGGGCAAGACCGCGCGCATCTCGGTGCGCGTCAATCCCGACGTCGATGCCGGCACGCATGCCAAAATCTCCACCGGCAAGTCCGAGAACAAGTTCGGCATCCCGATCGCGTATGCCCGCGAGGTCTATGCGCGCGCCGCCAAGCTGCCGGGCATCGAGGTGACCGGCACCGACGTGCATATCGGCAGCCAGATCACCGATCTCTCCAAGATGGAGATCGCGTTCCGCATCCTCTCGGAATTCGTGCAGACGCTGCGCGCCGACGGCCACAACATCTCGCATGTCGATTTCGGCGGCGGCCTCGGCATTCCCTACTACATGGACCGCGAGGCGCCGCCGGCGCCCGACGCCTATGCCGCGATGGTCAAGCGCGTCAGCCACAATCTCGGCTGCACGCTGATGTTCGAGCCGGGCCGCATGATCGTCGGCAATGCCGGCATCCTGGTCGCCAAGGTCATCTATGTGAAGCACGGCGACGGCAAGACTTTCGTCATCATCGACGCCGCCATGAACGACCTGATCCGCCCGACGCTGTATGAGGCCCATCACGATATCTTGCCGGTGACGCAGCCGGCGAAGGGCGCGGCCACGATCATGGCCGATGTCGTCGGCCCGGTCTGCGAGACCGGCGACTATCTCGCCCTCGGCCGCACCCTGCCGACGCCGAAACCCGGCGATCTCCTCGCCATCATGACAGCCGGTGCCTACGGCGCGGTGCAGGCCGGTACCTACAATACCAGGCCGCTGGTGCCAGAGGTGCTGGTGAAGAGTGACCGGTACGCAGTCGTGCGGCCGCGCGTCGAGGTCGAGCAGTTGATTGCGATGGACACGCCGGCGCCGTGGCTGTGA
- a CDS encoding NAD(P)-dependent oxidoreductase: MDIGFIGLGNMGFPMARRLAEAGHRLVVFDTRLEVVDKLVARGATAATSPKDVADRVETVMASLPSLQASLEVATGANGVIEGKRAKRFIDLSTVGSQMATKIHGLLAKRNIVQIDSPVSGGVGGAEKGTLAVMVSGPKGEFELLKPALDVIGKVFFIGEKPGAAQTMKLANNLLSATAIVATSEAVVMGVKAGLDPAVMIDVINAGSGMNTASRDKFPRAVLPRTFDFGFATGLMVKDVRLALAEMKQLGLSMEVADAVGRLWETVIRDEGAESDFTAAIKPIEKAAGVVVGGTTARS; the protein is encoded by the coding sequence ATGGACATCGGATTCATCGGCCTCGGAAACATGGGTTTCCCGATGGCGCGGCGGCTGGCTGAGGCGGGACACCGGCTCGTCGTGTTCGACACACGCCTGGAGGTCGTCGACAAGCTTGTAGCGCGCGGCGCCACCGCGGCGACGTCGCCGAAGGACGTTGCCGACCGGGTCGAGACGGTGATGGCGAGCCTGCCGTCGCTGCAAGCTTCGCTCGAGGTTGCCACCGGCGCGAACGGCGTGATCGAGGGCAAGCGCGCAAAACGCTTCATCGATCTCTCCACCGTCGGCTCGCAGATGGCGACGAAGATTCACGGTCTGCTCGCCAAGCGCAACATCGTGCAGATCGACAGTCCCGTCTCAGGCGGCGTTGGCGGCGCCGAGAAGGGCACGCTGGCGGTGATGGTGTCGGGACCCAAGGGCGAGTTCGAGCTTCTCAAGCCGGCGCTCGACGTGATCGGAAAGGTGTTCTTCATCGGCGAGAAGCCGGGCGCGGCGCAGACCATGAAGCTCGCCAACAACCTTTTGTCGGCCACCGCGATCGTGGCGACCTCGGAAGCCGTGGTGATGGGCGTCAAGGCGGGGCTCGATCCGGCCGTGATGATCGACGTCATCAATGCCGGCTCAGGCATGAACACCGCGAGCCGCGACAAGTTTCCGCGCGCGGTGCTGCCGCGAACGTTCGACTTCGGTTTTGCCACCGGATTGATGGTGAAGGACGTGCGGCTGGCGCTGGCGGAGATGAAGCAACTCGGGCTGTCGATGGAGGTTGCAGACGCGGTAGGACGGTTGTGGGAGACCGTGATCCGCGACGAAGGTGCCGAGTCGGACTTCACCGCGGCGATCAAGCCGATCGAGAAGGCGGCGGGCGTGGTGGTGGGCGGGACAACCGCCCGCAGCTAG
- a CDS encoding MJ0042-type zinc finger domain-containing protein codes for MHIVCPHCTTSYAIKLASLGANGRTVRCSRCKETWMAHPEDAIEEASVPAMVAASQADDQADLAEQWNSYAKDDGAAETPVIESPSIASDWPTEDAGETEEDWAAAARIVEEDDGADAQHQSWFRSLFRRRVAQVSREAATTAPRKSQFGLPTACAAMGALVLALVIWRGDMVRLLPQTAAFYKMVGLDVNLRGLAFKDVKLSSETVDGKQVLVIEGVIVGEGKKALDIPRLRFAVRDAQGAEIYAWNTVLEQTVLRPGERAFFRSRLASPPSEGRNIDVRFFNRRDIAGGSV; via the coding sequence ATGCATATCGTCTGCCCCCATTGTACGACATCCTACGCCATCAAGCTTGCGAGCCTGGGGGCGAATGGACGTACGGTCCGCTGCTCCCGTTGCAAGGAGACCTGGATGGCGCATCCCGAGGATGCCATCGAGGAGGCGTCCGTCCCGGCCATGGTCGCGGCCAGCCAGGCCGACGACCAAGCCGACCTCGCCGAGCAATGGAACTCCTACGCCAAGGACGACGGTGCAGCCGAAACCCCGGTGATCGAGAGCCCCTCGATCGCCAGCGATTGGCCAACCGAGGACGCTGGGGAAACCGAGGAGGACTGGGCGGCGGCGGCCCGGATCGTCGAGGAGGACGACGGCGCCGACGCGCAGCACCAGTCATGGTTCCGCAGCCTGTTTCGCCGCCGTGTCGCCCAGGTCAGCCGCGAGGCCGCCACCACCGCCCCGCGAAAATCCCAATTCGGCCTGCCGACCGCCTGCGCTGCCATGGGCGCGCTGGTGCTGGCTCTGGTGATCTGGCGCGGCGACATGGTGCGGCTGCTGCCGCAAACGGCGGCTTTCTACAAAATGGTCGGGCTTGACGTGAACCTGCGGGGGCTGGCGTTCAAGGACGTCAAGCTCTCGAGCGAGACCGTGGACGGTAAGCAGGTGCTGGTGATCGAGGGCGTCATCGTCGGCGAGGGCAAGAAGGCGCTCGACATCCCGCGGCTGCGCTTTGCGGTGCGCGACGCGCAAGGTGCCGAAATCTACGCCTGGAATACGGTGCTGGAGCAGACCGTGCTGCGGCCCGGCGAGCGCGCCTTCTTTAGGTCGCGCCTGGCCTCGCCGCCGTCAGAGGGCCGCAACATCGACGTTCGCTTCTTCAACCGGCGCGACATTGCCGGCGGCAGCGTATAA
- the argH gene encoding argininosuccinate lyase, with the protein MSNKMWGGRFSERPDEIMEEINVSIDVDRHLYAQDIAASKAHAAMLAAQGIITASDAKNIGKGLDTILSEIGKGGFEFKRALEDIHMNVESRLSELIGPAAGRLHTARSRNDQVATDFRLYVRDVLDETDAALALFQAALVNRALEHAATVMPGFTHLQTAQPVTFGHHLLAYVEMAARDRGRFQDARKRLNESPLGAAALAGTSFPIDRHATAKALGFDRPMANSLDAVSDRDFVLETLSAASICAVHMSRFAEEIVIWTSPLVGMIRLSDKFTTGSSIMPQKRNPDAAELVRAKTGRVIGALNGLLIVMKGLPLAYQKDMQEDKQGAMEGFAALSLAIRAMTGMVRDLMPDEAKMRLAAGEGYATATDLADWLVRTLKMPFRDAHHVTGRIVAKAAEGGVALHELPLKEMQAIEPKITKDVLGVLAVESSVKSRTSFGGTAPKNVASQAKAWAKRLEKERKLG; encoded by the coding sequence ATGAGCAACAAGATGTGGGGCGGCCGGTTCTCGGAACGTCCCGACGAGATCATGGAGGAAATCAACGTCTCCATCGACGTCGACCGTCACCTCTATGCCCAGGACATTGCCGCGTCCAAGGCCCACGCCGCGATGCTTGCCGCGCAGGGCATCATCACGGCCTCTGATGCGAAAAATATCGGCAAGGGTCTAGACACGATTTTGTCAGAGATCGGCAAGGGCGGCTTCGAATTCAAGCGCGCGCTCGAGGACATTCATATGAATGTCGAGAGCCGTCTCTCGGAGCTGATCGGGCCCGCCGCCGGCCGCCTGCACACCGCGCGCTCGCGCAACGACCAGGTCGCGACCGATTTCCGTCTCTATGTCCGCGATGTTCTCGATGAGACCGACGCGGCGCTCGCCCTGTTCCAGGCAGCGCTGGTCAATCGCGCTCTCGAACATGCCGCGACCGTGATGCCCGGCTTCACGCATCTGCAAACCGCGCAACCTGTCACCTTCGGCCATCATCTGCTCGCCTATGTCGAGATGGCCGCGCGCGACCGCGGCCGCTTCCAGGATGCACGCAAGCGGCTCAACGAATCTCCGCTCGGCGCTGCCGCGCTCGCCGGCACCTCGTTCCCGATCGACCGCCACGCCACCGCGAAGGCGCTCGGCTTCGACCGTCCGATGGCGAACTCGCTCGATGCGGTCTCCGATCGCGACTTCGTGCTGGAGACGCTGTCGGCGGCCTCGATCTGCGCCGTGCACATGTCGCGCTTTGCCGAGGAGATCGTGATCTGGACCTCGCCGCTGGTCGGCATGATCCGCCTGAGCGACAAGTTCACCACGGGCTCCTCGATCATGCCGCAGAAGCGCAACCCCGATGCCGCCGAGCTGGTGCGCGCCAAGACCGGACGCGTCATCGGCGCACTCAACGGTCTCCTGATCGTGATGAAGGGCCTGCCGCTCGCCTATCAAAAGGATATGCAGGAGGACAAGCAGGGCGCCATGGAAGGCTTTGCCGCGCTGTCGCTGGCGATTCGGGCCATGACCGGCATGGTCCGCGACCTCATGCCCGATGAGGCCAAGATGAGGCTTGCTGCCGGCGAAGGCTACGCCACCGCGACCGACCTCGCCGACTGGCTGGTGCGGACGCTGAAGATGCCGTTCCGCGACGCCCATCACGTCACCGGCCGCATCGTGGCGAAAGCCGCCGAGGGCGGCGTCGCGCTTCACGAGCTGCCGCTCAAGGAGATGCAGGCGATCGAGCCGAAGATCACGAAGGATGTGCTCGGCGTGCTCGCGGTCGAATCTTCGGTGAAGAGCCGGACCAGCTTTGGCGGCACCGCGCCGAAGAACGTGGCGAGCCAGGCCAAGGCCTGGGCGAAGCGGCTGGAAAAAGAGCGAAAATTGGGCTGA
- a CDS encoding DUF1330 domain-containing protein, translating to MTAYLIADIKVTDGKWVPDYAASVHELVHKHGGKYLSRSGNVKTLEGAPLDTSLIAIMSFPSAKAAESFVTDPAYSRFAAARRGGSESRFQLIDDTDLAGTISYLAKA from the coding sequence GTGACAGCCTATCTGATCGCAGACATCAAAGTGACCGACGGAAAATGGGTGCCGGACTACGCGGCGTCCGTCCACGAACTGGTGCACAAGCACGGCGGCAAGTACCTTTCCCGCAGCGGCAATGTGAAAACCCTCGAAGGCGCCCCCCTCGACACCTCGCTGATCGCGATCATGTCGTTTCCATCGGCGAAGGCAGCGGAATCCTTCGTGACCGATCCGGCCTATAGCCGCTTCGCGGCGGCGCGCCGGGGCGGCAGCGAGAGCCGTTTCCAACTGATCGACGACACCGATCTGGCCGGCACGATTTCCTACCTCGCCAAGGCTTGA
- a CDS encoding carboxymuconolactone decarboxylase family protein, whose protein sequence is MDKKMHDKGLEVRKAVLGEAYVNNALKSVDDFNRPFQEMLNEYCWGTVWGREELPRKTRSMLNIAMIAILNRQHEFRAHLKGALTNGVSRDEIREILMQVAIYGGMPAAVDSFRIAREVFAEIDGKA, encoded by the coding sequence ATGGACAAGAAGATGCACGACAAGGGGCTGGAAGTTCGCAAAGCGGTGCTGGGCGAGGCCTATGTCAACAACGCCCTGAAGAGCGTCGACGACTTCAACCGTCCGTTCCAGGAGATGCTCAACGAATATTGCTGGGGCACGGTCTGGGGCCGCGAGGAGCTGCCGCGCAAAACCCGCAGCATGCTCAACATCGCGATGATCGCGATCCTCAACCGCCAGCACGAATTCCGCGCGCATCTGAAGGGCGCGCTCACCAACGGCGTCAGCCGCGACGAAATCCGCGAGATCCTGATGCAGGTCGCGATCTATGGCGGCATGCCGGCCGCCGTCGACAGTTTTCGCATCGCGCGCGAGGTGTTCGCGGAGATCGACGGCAAGGCGTGA
- a CDS encoding DUF4175 family protein has translation MRKLGRVPVLQAMSIACLAILLGGLPAVAAQQDQDPDALLDSADKAMQDAGDSLRQKEPGRSLNNQSDAIRKLEEYKRATEKSQSSSRDRSVITQRDLDELVKQIEKLAREGNREAAQRMLEQLAQIMENLQMAQPGQSGDSDMEQALNELSDMIRKQQQLRDKTYKQGQDSRRDRSRGKQQGDQSMSDLQQDQQSLRDRLKKLQDELAKRGLAQKGQKGQKGQQGQQGDQGQPGQNGDQDGDQGDDDGGLDAADGAMGDAGSKLGEGNADGAVDSQGKALDAMRKGAQKMAEAMQQGDGDGQGDGPGNRAGRQQSGGNQTDPLGRPLHGREFSDDYTVKIPGEIDAQRVRRILEELRRRLGDTSRPQIELDYLERLLKDF, from the coding sequence ATGCGGAAGCTAGGACGCGTGCCAGTCTTGCAGGCGATGTCGATCGCCTGCCTCGCCATCCTGTTGGGAGGCCTTCCGGCCGTTGCTGCCCAGCAGGATCAGGATCCTGATGCGCTGCTCGATAGCGCGGACAAGGCGATGCAGGACGCCGGCGACAGCCTCAGGCAGAAGGAGCCCGGGCGGAGCCTGAACAATCAATCCGATGCCATTCGGAAGCTCGAGGAATACAAGCGGGCGACGGAGAAAAGCCAATCCTCCAGTCGCGATCGCTCCGTCATAACTCAACGCGATCTGGACGAGCTCGTGAAGCAGATCGAGAAGCTGGCGCGCGAAGGCAATCGCGAGGCGGCCCAGCGCATGCTCGAGCAGCTCGCGCAGATCATGGAAAATCTCCAGATGGCGCAGCCCGGGCAATCCGGCGACAGCGACATGGAGCAGGCGCTCAACGAGCTCAGCGACATGATCCGCAAGCAGCAGCAATTGCGCGACAAGACCTACAAGCAGGGCCAGGACTCCCGGCGTGACCGCTCGCGCGGCAAGCAGCAGGGCGACCAGTCGATGTCCGACCTCCAGCAGGACCAGCAGTCGCTGCGCGACCGCCTGAAGAAGCTGCAGGACGAGCTTGCCAAGCGCGGCCTCGCCCAGAAGGGACAGAAGGGTCAAAAAGGGCAGCAGGGCCAGCAAGGCGACCAGGGACAACCCGGCCAGAATGGCGATCAGGACGGTGACCAGGGCGATGACGACGGTGGATTGGATGCCGCCGACGGCGCCATGGGCGATGCCGGCTCCAAGCTCGGTGAGGGCAATGCCGACGGCGCCGTGGACTCCCAGGGCAAGGCATTGGATGCGATGCGCAAGGGTGCGCAGAAGATGGCCGAGGCGATGCAGCAGGGCGACGGCGACGGCCAGGGCGACGGCCCCGGCAATCGCGCCGGCCGCCAGCAGAGCGGCGGCAATCAGACCGATCCGCTCGGCCGCCCGCTCCACGGCCGCGAGTTCAGCGACGACTACACGGTCAAGATTCCCGGCGAGATCGACGCCCAGCGCGTCCGCCGCATTCTCGAAGAGCTCCGCCGCCGCCTCGGCGACACTTCGCGCCCGCAGATCGAGCTCGACTATCTCGAGCGCCTGCTGAAGGATTTTTGA
- a CDS encoding response regulator, with the protein MPKILIADDEDSMRTLVARAIAMDGHETVTAQDGAEALEILVREDGAFDLLLTDIQMPVMDGIALALSAARDFPDLTILLMTGFADQRERASNLNALVHDVVTKPFSVADIRTAVADALAAKKG; encoded by the coding sequence ATGCCAAAAATCTTGATCGCCGACGACGAAGATTCCATGCGCACGCTGGTCGCGCGCGCCATCGCCATGGACGGGCACGAGACCGTCACCGCGCAGGACGGCGCCGAAGCGCTGGAGATCCTGGTCCGCGAGGACGGCGCGTTCGACTTGCTGCTCACCGACATCCAGATGCCGGTGATGGACGGCATCGCGCTCGCGCTTTCCGCCGCGCGCGACTTCCCCGACCTGACCATTTTGCTGATGACCGGATTTGCCGACCAGCGCGAGCGCGCCTCGAACCTCAATGCGCTGGTGCATGACGTCGTGACCAAGCCGTTCTCGGTCGCCGATATCCGCACCGCCGTAGCGGATGCGCTGGCGGCGAAGAAGGGGTAA
- a CDS encoding helix-turn-helix domain-containing protein has translation MTIGSYRQFCPVAMAAEILCTRWTVVLLRELIAGSTRFNELRRGVPRMSPALLSQRLKELEAAGIVIRQSSASERGVIEYQLTAAGRELGPIVEAFGIWGQRRIESHLSLQHLDVQLLMWDMRRNLNTTPMPSRRSVLQFAYPELSSTQRLWWLIVDPNDGVDLCSIDPGFDVDLYVSVDLRTMTAIWMGLDTVRAAVDSRRMLLTGDRQLAAAMQGWLGLSPFAKERKLAS, from the coding sequence ATGACCATCGGCAGCTACAGGCAGTTCTGTCCGGTCGCGATGGCGGCCGAGATACTATGCACGCGCTGGACGGTCGTACTGCTGCGTGAGCTCATCGCCGGCTCGACGCGGTTCAACGAGTTGCGCCGCGGCGTTCCGCGGATGTCGCCTGCGCTGCTTTCGCAGCGGCTGAAGGAACTCGAAGCCGCAGGCATCGTCATCCGCCAATCGTCGGCTTCCGAGCGCGGCGTGATCGAGTATCAGCTGACCGCCGCCGGACGCGAACTCGGCCCCATCGTCGAGGCGTTCGGCATCTGGGGCCAGCGCCGCATCGAGTCGCATCTGTCGCTTCAGCATCTCGATGTCCAGCTGTTGATGTGGGACATGCGGCGGAATCTGAATACGACCCCGATGCCGAGCCGCCGCAGCGTGCTGCAGTTCGCCTATCCGGAACTATCTTCGACGCAGCGCTTGTGGTGGCTGATCGTCGATCCCAATGACGGCGTCGACCTCTGCTCCATTGATCCCGGCTTTGACGTCGATCTTTATGTGTCGGTTGATCTGCGCACCATGACGGCGATCTGGATGGGGCTCGATACCGTGCGCGCCGCCGTCGACAGCCGGCGGATGCTGCTCACCGGCGACCGGCAGCTTGCCGCTGCCATGCAAGGCTGGCTGGGCCTCAGCCCGTTCGCCAAGGAACGCAAGCTGGCGAGCTGA
- a CDS encoding TIGR02302 family protein, translating to MNGVTPDPSDPIRDGNALSRLKLAQALERATYAIAWERAWPHLARLLTVAGLFLVVSWAGLWLALPFVARAIGLVVFAGLMAAAAFPLISFRWPSREQALARLDNGSGIRHRPATTLTDTLSSQDPVAQALWQAQRERTLASLRRIRAGLPHPRLAFHDPWALRALVMVMLVATFFAAGNERAMRLGAAFDWNGVLAPANIRVDAWVTPPLYTGKPPVILSAANKEAAALPASGPLAVPAGSTLIVRSSGGSLDVAVSGGLKEVAPADAAPKGTNEKHFAITGDGTAHVRAPSGQPQWAFTATPDRAPTIALAKDPERQARGALQLSYKIEDDYGVTGAEAQMALRPADAKDGTKDADTRAASRPLFQPPQFPLVLPNARTRNGVGQTVKDLSEDPYAGADITLTLTAKDEAGNEARSEPFNMRLPERLFTNSLARALIEQRRILALDANKNSDVYAALDALMIAPELFTPDAGCYLGLRNLALQLEAARTDDALREVVGSMWAFAVTIEDDGVAGSVNAALRSAQDALKQALERGASEDEIKALTRKLREAMAGKVRDLARRAEQNPLGPRQPFPAEVQLILDKAVELRQKTQHATPDQLEELAQQQDALRQQLQAYRKSANSRAKAGGDGANQFTRDRKCGS from the coding sequence TTGAACGGCGTCACCCCCGACCCGTCAGACCCGATCCGTGATGGCAACGCTCTGTCGCGGCTGAAGCTGGCGCAGGCCCTCGAGCGGGCCACTTATGCCATCGCGTGGGAACGTGCGTGGCCGCATTTGGCGCGGCTTCTGACTGTCGCTGGCCTGTTCCTGGTGGTGTCCTGGGCCGGCCTGTGGCTGGCGCTGCCGTTTGTCGCCCGCGCCATCGGTCTCGTTGTTTTTGCCGGCCTCATGGCCGCCGCCGCGTTTCCGCTGATCAGTTTCCGCTGGCCGAGCCGTGAGCAGGCGCTGGCCCGGCTCGACAATGGCTCCGGCATCCGTCACCGCCCGGCCACCACGCTCACGGACACGCTGTCCTCGCAGGACCCGGTCGCGCAGGCGCTGTGGCAGGCGCAGCGTGAACGCACGCTGGCCTCGCTCAGGCGCATCCGCGCCGGTCTGCCGCACCCGCGGCTCGCGTTTCACGATCCTTGGGCGCTGCGCGCGCTGGTCATGGTGATGCTGGTTGCGACCTTCTTCGCTGCCGGCAATGAGCGTGCGATGCGCCTCGGCGCCGCTTTCGACTGGAACGGCGTGCTGGCGCCGGCCAACATTCGCGTCGATGCCTGGGTCACTCCGCCGCTCTACACCGGAAAGCCGCCGGTCATCCTGTCGGCCGCCAACAAGGAGGCTGCGGCGCTGCCTGCCAGCGGCCCGCTCGCCGTTCCCGCCGGCTCGACCTTGATCGTGCGCTCCTCCGGCGGCAGCCTGGACGTTGCGGTCTCCGGCGGCCTCAAGGAGGTTGCCCCCGCCGATGCCGCGCCCAAGGGTACCAACGAGAAGCATTTTGCCATTACCGGCGACGGCACCGCGCACGTCCGCGCGCCCTCCGGCCAGCCGCAATGGGCCTTCACGGCAACGCCGGACCGCGCGCCGACGATCGCGCTCGCCAAAGATCCAGAGCGCCAGGCGCGCGGAGCGCTCCAGCTCTCCTACAAGATCGAGGACGATTACGGTGTCACCGGCGCCGAGGCGCAAATGGCCCTGCGCCCCGCTGACGCCAAGGATGGCACCAAGGACGCCGACACCAGGGCCGCTTCGCGGCCGCTGTTCCAGCCGCCGCAATTCCCGCTCGTGCTGCCGAACGCGCGCACCCGCAACGGCGTCGGCCAGACGGTGAAGGACCTCAGCGAGGACCCCTATGCCGGCGCCGACATCACGCTGACGCTGACCGCCAAGGACGAGGCCGGCAACGAGGCCAGAAGCGAACCGTTCAACATGCGCCTGCCCGAGCGGCTCTTCACGAACTCGCTCGCGCGCGCGCTGATCGAGCAGCGCCGCATCCTCGCGCTCGACGCCAACAAGAATTCCGACGTCTACGCCGCGCTCGACGCGCTGATGATCGCGCCCGAATTGTTCACGCCGGATGCCGGCTGCTATCTCGGCCTCCGCAACCTGGCGCTCCAGCTCGAAGCCGCCCGCACCGATGACGCGCTGCGCGAGGTCGTGGGGAGCATGTGGGCGTTCGCAGTCACCATCGAGGACGACGGTGTCGCCGGCAGCGTCAATGCCGCGCTGCGCTCGGCGCAGGACGCGCTCAAGCAGGCGCTCGAACGCGGCGCCAGCGAGGACGAGATCAAGGCGCTGACGCGAAAGCTGCGCGAGGCGATGGCTGGAAAGGTACGGGATCTCGCCCGGCGGGCCGAGCAAAATCCGCTTGGACCTCGGCAGCCATTCCCCGCGGAGGTCCAGCTCATTCTCGACAAGGCCGTCGAGCTGCGGCAGAAGACCCAGCATGCGACGCCGGACCAGCTCGAAGAATTGGCACAGCAGCAGGACGCGTTGCGCCAGCAGCTTCAGGCCTATCGGAAGTCGGCGAACAGCCGGGCCAAGGCGGGGGGCGACGGGGCCAATCAATTTACGCGGGACCGGAAATGCGGAAGCTAG
- a CDS encoding lipoprotein — MTSKFRPAGSGWPIIVLSLSALALAGCGRKGPLDLPPTASSASTANVAAPTDTETEAQKTPSVFNPTYGADAPPAAPKGKKRSFILDPLLDEKPSR, encoded by the coding sequence GTGACGTCAAAGTTTCGCCCGGCCGGCTCGGGGTGGCCCATCATTGTCCTTAGCCTGAGCGCGCTCGCGCTTGCCGGCTGCGGCCGCAAGGGCCCGTTGGACCTGCCGCCGACCGCCTCCAGCGCGTCCACGGCCAACGTCGCCGCGCCGACGGACACCGAGACGGAAGCCCAGAAGACGCCGAGTGTGTTCAACCCCACCTACGGTGCGGACGCCCCGCCGGCGGCGCCCAAGGGCAAGAAACGATCGTTTATCCTCGACCCGCTCCTGGACGAAAAGCCCAGCCGGTAG